From one Electrophorus electricus isolate fEleEle1 chromosome 20, fEleEle1.pri, whole genome shotgun sequence genomic stretch:
- the atp2b2 gene encoding plasma membrane calcium-transporting ATPase 2 isoform X5, translating to MGDMRNSDFYAKNQRNEGFGCSLMELRGLMELRGSEAVVKIQEEYGAIEGLCHRLKTSQTEGLTGDEVDLTKRREVFGKNLIPPKKPKTFIELVWEALQDVTLIILEIAAIISLGLSFYRPPGGNNQSCGTANAGAEDEGEAEAGWIEGAAILLSVVCVVLVTAFNDWSKEKQFRGLQSRIEQEQKFQVVRGGQVIQLPVADIVVGDIAQVKYGDLLPADGVLIQGNDLKIDESSLTGESDHVRKSADKDPMLLSGTHVMEGSGRMVVTAVGVNSQSGIIFTLLGAGGEEEEKKEKKGQADKDGQQLADSHPSSHPIATIATDGAAAVNCPGNTSLVNGKMQDGNMENNQTKVKKQDGAAAMEMQPLKSAEGGETDDKEKKKSGGSKKEKSVLQGKLTKLAVQIGKAGLGMSALTVIILVLYFAIDNFVLQKRQWLPECTPIYIQYFVKFFIIGVTVLVVAVPEGLPLAVTISLAYSVKKMMKDNNLVRHLDACETMGNATAICSDKTGTLTTNRMTAVQCYVGDIHYKVIPDPSSIPPKTLDFLVNSISINSAYTSKILPPDKDGGLPKQVGNKTECGLLGLIIDLKRDYQTIRNQIPEEKLYKVYTFNSVRKSMSTVIKLPDGNFRMYSKGASEIILKKCNRILNEVGEPRVFRPRDRDEMVKKVIEPMASDGLRTICVAYRDFPGNPEPNWEDENNILTDLTAICVVGIEDPVRPEVPEAIRKCQRAGITVRMVTGDNINTARAIAIKCGIIHPGEDFLCIEGKEFNRRIRNEKGEVEQERIDKVWPKLRVLARSSPTDKHTLVKGIIDSTMVEQRQVVAVTGDGTNDGPALKKADVGFAMGIAGTDVAKEASDIILTDDNFSSIVKAVMWGRNVYDSISKFLQFQLTVNVVAVIVAFTGACITQDSPLKAVQMLWVNLIMDTFASLALATEPPTESLLMRKPYGRNKPLISSTMTKNILGHAVYQLVIIFTLLFVGERLFDIDSGRNAPLHAPPSEHYTIIFNTFVMMQLFNEINARKIHGERNVFEGIYRNPIFCSIVLGTFGIQIVIVQFGGKPFSCSPLDAEKWMWCVFLGLGELVWGQVISSIPNNKLRFLKAAGQLSQKDDMPEEELNEDQEEIDHAERELRRGQILWFRGLSRIQTQIEVVNTFKSGTSFQGSLRRQSSTTSQNQDVTNVSSPSHLSLSNALSSPTSTAAVPAGQC from the exons gtttgacAGGCGATGAAGTTGACCTTACAAAGAGGAGAGAAGTCTTCGGGAAAAACCTTATACCTCCAAAGAAGCCAAAAACGTTCATAGAGTTAGTGTGGGAAGCACTACAAGATGTGACCCTTATCATCCTCGAAATCGCAGCCATAATCTCCCTGGGACTCTCGTTTTATCGGCCGCCTGGAGGCAACAACCAAA GCTGTGGGACAGCAAACGCTGGTGCGGAAGatgagggagaggcagaggctggCTGGATTGAAGGCGCTGCAATCCTGCTCTCCGTGGTGTGCGTGGTCCTCGTCACAGCCTTCAATGACTGGAGCAAGGAGAAGCAGTTTCGGGGCCTACAGAGCCGCATCGAGCAGGAGCAGAAGTTCCAGGTGGTGCGTGGAGGACAGGTCATCCAGCTCCCTGTGGCTGACATCGTGGTTGGCGACATTGCCCAAGTCAAGTACG GTGATCTGCTTCCAGCTGATGGAGTCTTGATACAAGGCAATGACCTGAAGATTGATGAGAGCTCCCTAACAGGAGAATCGGATCATGTCCGGAAATCTGCAGACAAGGATCCCATGCTCCTCTCTG GTACCCATGTGATGGAGGGCTCGGGTCGAATGGTGGTCACGGCTGTTGGCGTAAACTCTCAGAGCGGGATCATCTTCACCCTGCTTGGTGCtggtggagaagaggaagagaagaaagagaagaaag GTCAGGCAGACAAGGATGGCCAGCAGCTAGCAG ACTCCCATCCCTCCTCCCACCCCATTGCAACTATAGCAACCGATGGTGCTGCAGCCGTAAATTGCCCTGGTAACACCAGCCTAGTCAATG GTAAAATGCAGGATGGAAATATGGAGAACAACCAGACCAAAG TGAAGAAGCAAGATGGAGCTGCTGCCATGGAGATGCAGCCGCTGAAGAGCGCAGAGGGTGGTGAAACCGACGATAAGGAGAAGAAGAAGTCTGGCGGCTCGAAAAAAGAGAAGTCTGTCCTACAAGGCAAGCTGACAAAGCTGGCAGTACAGATTGGCAAAGCAG GTTTAGGAATGTCCGCCCTTACGGTCATCATCCTGGTGCTCTACTTTGCCATTGACAACTTTGTGCTCCAGAAGAGACAATGGCTGCCAGAATGCACTCCAATCTACATTCAGTACTTTGTCAAGTTTTTTATCATTGGCGTCACTGTCCTGGTGGTTGCTGTCCCCGAGGGACTGCCGTTGGCCGTCACCATCTCCCTGGCTTACTCTGTCAAG AAAATGATGAAGGATAATAACTTGGTGCGCCATCTGGATGCCTGTGAGACCATGGGCAATGCTACAGCAATCTGTTCGGACAAGACTGGTACACTGACCACTAACAGGATGACAGCAGTGCAATGTTATGTGGGAGATATTCACTACAAGGTGATCCCAGATCCAAGCTCCATCCCTCCCAAAACTCTGGACTTCCTGGTCAACTCTATATCCATTAATAGTGCCTACACATCAAAAATTCTG CCTCCAGATAAAGATGGAGGTCTCCCCAAGCAAGTGGGCAACAAAACTGAATGTGGCCTATTAGGATTGATTATTGACCTGAAGCGGGACTACCAGACCATCCGGAACCAGATCCCAGAGGAGAAGCTTTATAAGGTGTATACATTCAACTCAGTGAGGAAGTCGATGAGCACTGTAATTAAACTTCCAGATGGCAACTTCAGGATGTACAgcaaaggagcctctgagaTCATCCTCAAGAA GTGCAATCGTATTCTGAATGAGGTGGGTGAGCCAAGAGTGTTCCGACCTCGAGACAGGGATGAGATGGTGAAGAAAGTGATAGAACCCATGGCCTCAGATGGACTCAGGACCATTTGTGTGGCATACCGTGACTTTCCTGGAAACCCGGAGCCCAACTGGGAAGATGAAAACAACATTCTAACTGATCTGACTGCAATCTGCGTGGTTGGAATCGAAGATCCGGTCAGACCTGAG GTGCCTGAGGCTATCCGGAAGTGCCAGCGCGCGGGCATCACAGTGCGAATGGTGACCGGAGACAACATCAACACAGCCAGAGCCATCGCCATCAAGTGTGGCATCATCCACCCCGGAGAGGACTTCTTGTGCATTGAAGGCAAAGAATTTAACCGGCGAATCAGGAACGAAAAGGGAGAG GTTGAACAAGAACGCATTGATAAAGTTTGGCCCAAACTGCGAGTGCTTGCCCGATCCTCTccaacagacaaacacacactggttAAAG GTATCATTGACAGCACCATGGTGGAGCAAAGGCAGGTGGTCGCTGTAACCGGGGACGGGACCAATGATGGACCTGCTCTGAAGAAAGCAGATGTGGGCTTTGCCATG GGAATTGCTGGCACAGATGTGGCAAAGGAGGCCTCTGATATCATCTTGACAGATGACAACTTCTCCAGTATTGTGAAAGCTGTGATGTGGGGCCGCAATGTCTACGACAGCATCTCCAAGTTCCTGCAGTTCCAGCTGACCGTCAATGTGGTAGCCGTGATTGTGGCCTTCACCGGGGCCTGCATCACGCAG GATTCACCCTTGAAAGCTGTTCAGATGCTGTGGGTCAACCTGATTATGGATACCTTCGCATCTCTGGCACTGGCCACGGAGCCGCCCACCGAATCGCTGCTCATGCGAAAACCCTATGGCCGCAATAAGCCACTCATCTCCAGCACCATGACTAAGAACATTTTGGGCCATGCCGTCTATCAGCTCGTCATCATTTTCACTTTACTGTTTGTTG GTGAACGTTTGTTTGACATAGACAGTGGCAGGAATGCTCCACTGCACGCACCTCCATCCGAGCACTACACTATCATCTTCAACACATTCGTCATGATGCAGCTGTTTAATGAGATCAATGCCCGCAAGATCCATGGCGAAAGGAACGTCTTTGAGGGCATCTACAGGAATCCCATCTTCTGCTCTATTGTTTTGGGGACGTTTGGAATTCAG aTTGTGATTGTGCAGTTTGGAGGGAAACCATTCAGTTGCTCTCCTCTTGATGCGGAAAAatggatgtggtgtgtgttcctAGGGCTCGGAGAACTGGTCTGGGGACAG GTGATCTCATCTATCCCAAATAACAAGCTCAGGTTTTTGAAAGCGGCAGGTCAGCTGTCGCAAAAGGACGACATGCCAGAGGAGGAGCTAAACGAGGACCAGGAGGAGATTGACCATGCTGAGCGAGAGCTAAGGCGAGGCCAAATCCTCTGGTTCCGTGGCCTCAGTAGAATCCAGACTCAG ATCGAGGTTGTGAACACGTTCAAGAGTGGGACTTCCTTTCAGGGGTCGCTGAGGCGCCAGTCCTCCACCACCAGCCAGAATCAGGATGTAACCAATGTTTCTAGTCCTAGTCACTTGTCCTTGTCCAATGCCCTTTCCTCTCCTaccagcactgctgctgttcCTGCTGGCC AATGCTAA
- the atp2b2 gene encoding plasma membrane calcium-transporting ATPase 2 isoform X7 produces MGDMRNSDFYAKNQRNEGFGCSLMELRGLMELRGSEAVVKIQEEYGAIEGLCHRLKTSQTEGLTGDEVDLTKRREVFGKNLIPPKKPKTFIELVWEALQDVTLIILEIAAIISLGLSFYRPPGGNNQSCGTANAGAEDEGEAEAGWIEGAAILLSVVCVVLVTAFNDWSKEKQFRGLQSRIEQEQKFQVVRGGQVIQLPVADIVVGDIAQVKYGDLLPADGVLIQGNDLKIDESSLTGESDHVRKSADKDPMLLSGTHVMEGSGRMVVTAVGVNSQSGIIFTLLGAGGEEEEKKEKKGKMQDGNMENNQTKVKKQDGAAAMEMQPLKSAEGGETDDKEKKKSGGSKKEKSVLQGKLTKLAVQIGKAGLGMSALTVIILVLYFAIDNFVLQKRQWLPECTPIYIQYFVKFFIIGVTVLVVAVPEGLPLAVTISLAYSVKKMMKDNNLVRHLDACETMGNATAICSDKTGTLTTNRMTAVQCYVGDIHYKVIPDPSSIPPKTLDFLVNSISINSAYTSKILPPDKDGGLPKQVGNKTECGLLGLIIDLKRDYQTIRNQIPEEKLYKVYTFNSVRKSMSTVIKLPDGNFRMYSKGASEIILKKCNRILNEVGEPRVFRPRDRDEMVKKVIEPMASDGLRTICVAYRDFPGNPEPNWEDENNILTDLTAICVVGIEDPVRPEVPEAIRKCQRAGITVRMVTGDNINTARAIAIKCGIIHPGEDFLCIEGKEFNRRIRNEKGEVEQERIDKVWPKLRVLARSSPTDKHTLVKGIIDSTMVEQRQVVAVTGDGTNDGPALKKADVGFAMGIAGTDVAKEASDIILTDDNFSSIVKAVMWGRNVYDSISKFLQFQLTVNVVAVIVAFTGACITQDSPLKAVQMLWVNLIMDTFASLALATEPPTESLLMRKPYGRNKPLISSTMTKNILGHAVYQLVIIFTLLFVGERLFDIDSGRNAPLHAPPSEHYTIIFNTFVMMQLFNEINARKIHGERNVFEGIYRNPIFCSIVLGTFGIQIVIVQFGGKPFSCSPLDAEKWMWCVFLGLGELVWGQVISSIPNNKLRFLKAAGQLSQKDDMPEEELNEDQEEIDHAERELRRGQILWFRGLSRIQTQIEVVNTFKSGTSFQGSLRRQSSTTSQNQDVTNVSSPSHLSLSNALSSPTSTAAVPAGQC; encoded by the exons gtttgacAGGCGATGAAGTTGACCTTACAAAGAGGAGAGAAGTCTTCGGGAAAAACCTTATACCTCCAAAGAAGCCAAAAACGTTCATAGAGTTAGTGTGGGAAGCACTACAAGATGTGACCCTTATCATCCTCGAAATCGCAGCCATAATCTCCCTGGGACTCTCGTTTTATCGGCCGCCTGGAGGCAACAACCAAA GCTGTGGGACAGCAAACGCTGGTGCGGAAGatgagggagaggcagaggctggCTGGATTGAAGGCGCTGCAATCCTGCTCTCCGTGGTGTGCGTGGTCCTCGTCACAGCCTTCAATGACTGGAGCAAGGAGAAGCAGTTTCGGGGCCTACAGAGCCGCATCGAGCAGGAGCAGAAGTTCCAGGTGGTGCGTGGAGGACAGGTCATCCAGCTCCCTGTGGCTGACATCGTGGTTGGCGACATTGCCCAAGTCAAGTACG GTGATCTGCTTCCAGCTGATGGAGTCTTGATACAAGGCAATGACCTGAAGATTGATGAGAGCTCCCTAACAGGAGAATCGGATCATGTCCGGAAATCTGCAGACAAGGATCCCATGCTCCTCTCTG GTACCCATGTGATGGAGGGCTCGGGTCGAATGGTGGTCACGGCTGTTGGCGTAAACTCTCAGAGCGGGATCATCTTCACCCTGCTTGGTGCtggtggagaagaggaagagaagaaagagaagaaag GTAAAATGCAGGATGGAAATATGGAGAACAACCAGACCAAAG TGAAGAAGCAAGATGGAGCTGCTGCCATGGAGATGCAGCCGCTGAAGAGCGCAGAGGGTGGTGAAACCGACGATAAGGAGAAGAAGAAGTCTGGCGGCTCGAAAAAAGAGAAGTCTGTCCTACAAGGCAAGCTGACAAAGCTGGCAGTACAGATTGGCAAAGCAG GTTTAGGAATGTCCGCCCTTACGGTCATCATCCTGGTGCTCTACTTTGCCATTGACAACTTTGTGCTCCAGAAGAGACAATGGCTGCCAGAATGCACTCCAATCTACATTCAGTACTTTGTCAAGTTTTTTATCATTGGCGTCACTGTCCTGGTGGTTGCTGTCCCCGAGGGACTGCCGTTGGCCGTCACCATCTCCCTGGCTTACTCTGTCAAG AAAATGATGAAGGATAATAACTTGGTGCGCCATCTGGATGCCTGTGAGACCATGGGCAATGCTACAGCAATCTGTTCGGACAAGACTGGTACACTGACCACTAACAGGATGACAGCAGTGCAATGTTATGTGGGAGATATTCACTACAAGGTGATCCCAGATCCAAGCTCCATCCCTCCCAAAACTCTGGACTTCCTGGTCAACTCTATATCCATTAATAGTGCCTACACATCAAAAATTCTG CCTCCAGATAAAGATGGAGGTCTCCCCAAGCAAGTGGGCAACAAAACTGAATGTGGCCTATTAGGATTGATTATTGACCTGAAGCGGGACTACCAGACCATCCGGAACCAGATCCCAGAGGAGAAGCTTTATAAGGTGTATACATTCAACTCAGTGAGGAAGTCGATGAGCACTGTAATTAAACTTCCAGATGGCAACTTCAGGATGTACAgcaaaggagcctctgagaTCATCCTCAAGAA GTGCAATCGTATTCTGAATGAGGTGGGTGAGCCAAGAGTGTTCCGACCTCGAGACAGGGATGAGATGGTGAAGAAAGTGATAGAACCCATGGCCTCAGATGGACTCAGGACCATTTGTGTGGCATACCGTGACTTTCCTGGAAACCCGGAGCCCAACTGGGAAGATGAAAACAACATTCTAACTGATCTGACTGCAATCTGCGTGGTTGGAATCGAAGATCCGGTCAGACCTGAG GTGCCTGAGGCTATCCGGAAGTGCCAGCGCGCGGGCATCACAGTGCGAATGGTGACCGGAGACAACATCAACACAGCCAGAGCCATCGCCATCAAGTGTGGCATCATCCACCCCGGAGAGGACTTCTTGTGCATTGAAGGCAAAGAATTTAACCGGCGAATCAGGAACGAAAAGGGAGAG GTTGAACAAGAACGCATTGATAAAGTTTGGCCCAAACTGCGAGTGCTTGCCCGATCCTCTccaacagacaaacacacactggttAAAG GTATCATTGACAGCACCATGGTGGAGCAAAGGCAGGTGGTCGCTGTAACCGGGGACGGGACCAATGATGGACCTGCTCTGAAGAAAGCAGATGTGGGCTTTGCCATG GGAATTGCTGGCACAGATGTGGCAAAGGAGGCCTCTGATATCATCTTGACAGATGACAACTTCTCCAGTATTGTGAAAGCTGTGATGTGGGGCCGCAATGTCTACGACAGCATCTCCAAGTTCCTGCAGTTCCAGCTGACCGTCAATGTGGTAGCCGTGATTGTGGCCTTCACCGGGGCCTGCATCACGCAG GATTCACCCTTGAAAGCTGTTCAGATGCTGTGGGTCAACCTGATTATGGATACCTTCGCATCTCTGGCACTGGCCACGGAGCCGCCCACCGAATCGCTGCTCATGCGAAAACCCTATGGCCGCAATAAGCCACTCATCTCCAGCACCATGACTAAGAACATTTTGGGCCATGCCGTCTATCAGCTCGTCATCATTTTCACTTTACTGTTTGTTG GTGAACGTTTGTTTGACATAGACAGTGGCAGGAATGCTCCACTGCACGCACCTCCATCCGAGCACTACACTATCATCTTCAACACATTCGTCATGATGCAGCTGTTTAATGAGATCAATGCCCGCAAGATCCATGGCGAAAGGAACGTCTTTGAGGGCATCTACAGGAATCCCATCTTCTGCTCTATTGTTTTGGGGACGTTTGGAATTCAG aTTGTGATTGTGCAGTTTGGAGGGAAACCATTCAGTTGCTCTCCTCTTGATGCGGAAAAatggatgtggtgtgtgttcctAGGGCTCGGAGAACTGGTCTGGGGACAG GTGATCTCATCTATCCCAAATAACAAGCTCAGGTTTTTGAAAGCGGCAGGTCAGCTGTCGCAAAAGGACGACATGCCAGAGGAGGAGCTAAACGAGGACCAGGAGGAGATTGACCATGCTGAGCGAGAGCTAAGGCGAGGCCAAATCCTCTGGTTCCGTGGCCTCAGTAGAATCCAGACTCAG ATCGAGGTTGTGAACACGTTCAAGAGTGGGACTTCCTTTCAGGGGTCGCTGAGGCGCCAGTCCTCCACCACCAGCCAGAATCAGGATGTAACCAATGTTTCTAGTCCTAGTCACTTGTCCTTGTCCAATGCCCTTTCCTCTCCTaccagcactgctgctgttcCTGCTGGCC AATGCTAA